A single region of the Plutella xylostella chromosome 28, ilPluXylo3.1, whole genome shotgun sequence genome encodes:
- the LOC105393211 gene encoding 6-phosphogluconolactonase: MTVIKVVDENEVISKLASYTEKISNDAISKRGKFFIGLSGGSVVKFLCEGLPTLNTDWSKWVLAFCDERVVPEDSEDSTFGTYKRNLIPKTSLKEEQFITIKQGVSAEEAASDYTKKLTTAFGSTNYTFDLLLLGMGPDGHTCSLFPGHPLLNEMSLKVAPITDSPKPPPERVTLTYPVINSARNCIFAITGAGKADMVKRILKGQEDLPSTRVKPEGSLYWIVDSAAAAHL, encoded by the exons ATGACTGTAATAAAAGTTGTGGATGAAAACGAAGTAATTAGTAAAttagcttcttacactgagaAGATTTCTAATGATGCCATCAGCAAAAGAGGAAAGTTTTTCATTGGACTATCAG GTGGTTCCGTAGTTAAGTTTCTGTGTGAGGGTCTGCCTACCCTGAACACAGACTGGTCCAAATGGGTGTTGGCGTTCTGTGATGAGCGTGTGGTGCCGGAGGACAGCGAAGACTCTACCTTCGGGACGTACAAGAGGAACCTGATACCTAAAACTAGCTTGAAAGAAGAACAGTTCATTACTATTAAACAAGGAGTTTCAG CTGAAGAAGCAGCATCAGACTACACAAAAAAGCTAACCACAGCTTTCGGCAGCACCAACTATACCTTTGATCTGCTCCTCCTGGGCATGGGCCCCGACGGACACACCTGCTCGCTGTTTCCTGGACATCCACTACTCAACGAGATGAGTCTAAAGGTTGCCCCAATAACCGACTCTCCAAAACCCCCTCCGGAAAGGGTTACCTTAACGTATCCGGTTATAAACAGTGCAAGGAACTGTATTTTTGCTATAACTGGTGCTGGGAAGGCTGATATGGTtaag CGCATCCTCAAAGGCCAAGAAGACTTGCCGTCGACGCGAGTGAAGCCCGAAGGCTCTCTCTACTGGATCGTCGACAGCGCTGCGGCCGCGCATTTGTAG